From Xenopus tropicalis strain Nigerian chromosome 3, UCB_Xtro_10.0, whole genome shotgun sequence, the proteins below share one genomic window:
- the LOC100491417 gene encoding olfactory receptor 1468-like produces the protein MNEKNQTWVSEIVLLGFQNLHNFKVPLFSLFLLIYILTVWENVLIIVLVAFSRNLHSPMYFFLQQLALSDLLTSSNIAPTLLETILNEGATVSLVGCITQFNIFGGLETFVGFLLAVMAYDRYVAICIPLRYTSIMSHRVCVTLMFVSWLIGLGAILITANLIATLHFCDRNTIHHFFCDFFPLLELSCSDTFIVQLEVIILSVPVIICPFILISVSYMCIAHAILKIVSHTGRQKAFSTCSSHLAVVSMFYGTIIALYIVPPRKESQTISKVLSLLYTILIPLFNPIIYSLRNKDAQEALKYIIKYHTKWIH, from the coding sequence ATGAATGAGAAGAACCAGACGTGGGTCAGTGAGATTGTCCTCTTGGGGTTTCAGAATCTCCACAACTTCAAGGTTCCCCTGTTCTCTCTGTTCCTTCTGATTTACATTCTGACAGTTTGGGAGAACGTCCTCATCATAGTGTTGGTGGCCTTCAGCCGGAACCTCCACTCGCCCATGTACTTCTTTCTCCAGCAGTTGGCCCTCTCTGACCTTCTCACATCCTCCAATATTGCCCCCACCCTGCTGGAAACGATACTAAATGAAGGAGCCACAGTGTCCCTTGTTGGGTGTATAACACAGTTTAATATTTTTGGTGGGTTAGAAACATTTGTGGGTTTCCTTCTAGCAGTAATGGCCTATGACAGATATGTGGCCATCTGCATCCCCCTGAGATACACTTCTATAATGTCCCACAGGGTTTGTGTTACATTAATGTTCGTGTCATGGCTGATTGGCCTGGGCGCTATACTCATCACTGCAAATCTAATAGCCACATTGCATTTCTGTGACCGAAATACCATTcatcatttcttctgtgatttctttcctcttctagaactttcctgctcagataCTTTCATAGTACAATTAGAAGTAATTATATTGTCTGTTCCTGTTATTATTTGCCCCTTTATTCTCATCTCTGTATCATATATGTGTATTGCCCATgcaatcctaaagatagtgtcccataccgggaggcaaaaagccttctccacctgcagctcccacttggccgtggtctccatgtTTTATGGGACTATAATTGCTCTTTATATTGTTCCCCCCAGGAAAGAATCCCAGACAATAAGTAAAGTTCTCTCTCTGTTATACACCATACTGATCCCATTGTTTAACCCAATTATCTACAGCCTGAGAAATAAAGATGCCCAAGAAGCCCttaaatatatcattaaatatcATACA